The following coding sequences lie in one Spinacia oleracea cultivar Varoflay chromosome 1, BTI_SOV_V1, whole genome shotgun sequence genomic window:
- the LOC110801250 gene encoding uncharacterized protein isoform X2 has protein sequence MYLQKVLRRPLLKRTFASSNSSLAMSMEDQLRIQKEANIGVLSGGFLSAGSLSAKDSATSDTYCNGWKVQQLPTADNCKIIRTNISRRNAAEDVLSSSTFLHGRHRVAVSPHDACVLQTRHYSSQCNDNYPKYKNTLLERIPKYVKIVEVGPRDGLQNEKYIVPTDVKIELIKMLAFSGLPVIEATSFVSPKWVPQLADAKFVMQAVQNVQGSRFPVLTPNLKGLEAAVAAGAKEVAVFASASESFSKSNINCTIEESLIRYRDVASAAEKFSLPVRGYISCVVGCPVEGAVSTSQVAYVAKELSDMGCYEISLGDTIGVGTPGTVIPMLEAVIDVVPIEKLAVHFHDTYGQALSNIFLSLQMGISAVDSSIAGLGGCPYAKGASGNVATEDVVYMLNGLGIETKVDLQKLLLAGDFICKHLGRASGSKAATAFSKTFAHASKLISVKGGTVALAYFQVNVLKFSN, from the exons ATGTATTTACAAAAGGTTCTGAGAAGACCTTTGTTGAAGAGGACTTTTGCGTCTTCTAATTCTTCATTAGCGATGAGCATGGAGGATCAACTGCGGATTCAGAAGGAGGCAAACATAGGTGTTTTATCAGGTGGTTTCTTGTCTGCAGGCAGTTTATCCGCTAAAGATTCAGCTACGAGTGACACATATTGCAATGGATGGAAGGTTCAGCAGCTTCCAACGGCTGACAA TTGTAAAATTATAAGAACGAACATTTCAAGGAGAAATGCTGCTGAGGATGTGTTGAGCTCATCCACTTTTTTACATGGGAGACACAGAGTAGCTGTAAGCCCTCATGATGCCTGTGTTTTGCAAACTCGACACTACAGTTCCCAGTGCAATGATAATTACCCCAAATATAAGAACACG CTGCTGGAAAGGATACCAAAATATGTGAAGATAGTAGAAGTTGGTCCCAGAGATGGCCTGCAAAATGAAAAATACATAGTACCTACTGATGTGAAAATTGAGTTGATAAAGATGCTTGCATTTTCCGGTCTGCCTGTTATTGAGGCCACTAGTTTCGTGTCACCAAAATGGGTTCCTCAA CTAGCGGATGCAAAGTTTGTAATGCAAGCTGTCCAAAATGTACAAGGTAGCAGGTTTCCTGTATTAACCCCTAATCTTAAG GGTCTAGAAGCAGCTGTAGCAGCAGGTGCCAAGGAAGTAGCTGTGTTTGCTTCGGCTTCAGAGTCCTTttcaaaatcaaatattaattgcactattgaagagagtctGATCCGATACCGTGATGTTGCTAGTGCTGCAGAAAAGTTCTCTCTACCTGTCCGTGG ATATATATCATGTGTTGTCGGGTGCCCAGTTGAAGGAGCAGTTTCAACATCTCAAGTAGCATATGTTGCTAAAGAGCTTTCTGACATGGGCTGTTACGAGATTTCTCTTGGTGACACTATAGGAGTTGGGACTCCAG GTACTGTTATTCCAATGCTTGAAGCTGTTATAGATGTTGTCCCTATTGAGAAGCTTGCCGTCCATTTCCATGACACATACGGACAAGCTCTCTCAAATATTTTCCTTTCTCTCCAA ATGGGTATCAGTGCAGTGGACTCGTCTATTGCTGGACTAGGTGGCTGTCCGTATGCCAAGGGTGCATCTGGTAATGTAGCCACCGAAGATGTTGTTTATATGCTGAATGGACTTGGAATTGAGACTAAAGTCGACTTGCAAAAGCTCTTGTTGGCTGGAGATTTCATTTGCAAGCACCTCGGCCGTGCATCTGGTTCAAAGGCTGCAACTGCTTTCAGTAAAACGTTTGCTCATGCATCTAAGCT GATTTCAGTTAAAGGGGGGACTGTGGCACTGGCCTATTTCCAG GTTAATGTTCTAAAATTCTCAAACTGA
- the LOC110801250 gene encoding uncharacterized protein isoform X3: protein MYLQKVLRRPLLKRTFASSNSSLAMSMEDQLRIQKEANIGVLSGGFLSAGSLSAKDSATSDTYCNGWKVQQLPTADNCKIIRTNISRRNAAEDVLSSSTFLHGRHRVAVSPHDACVLQTRHYSSQCNDNYPKYKNTLLERIPKYVKIVEVGPRDGLQNEKYIVPTDVKIELIKMLAFSGLPVIEATSFVSPKWVPQLADAKFVMQAVQNVQGSRFPVLTPNLKGLEAAVAAGAKEVAVFASASESFSKSNINCTIEESLIRYRDVASAAEKFSLPVRGYISCVVGCPVEGAVSTSQVAYVAKELSDMGCYEISLGDTIGVGTPGTVIPMLEAVIDVVPIEKLAVHFHDTYGQALSNIFLSLQMGISAVDSSIAGLGGCPYAKGASGNVATEDVVYMLNGLGIETKVDLQKLLLAGDFICKHLGRASGSKAATAFSKTFAHASKLLMF from the exons ATGTATTTACAAAAGGTTCTGAGAAGACCTTTGTTGAAGAGGACTTTTGCGTCTTCTAATTCTTCATTAGCGATGAGCATGGAGGATCAACTGCGGATTCAGAAGGAGGCAAACATAGGTGTTTTATCAGGTGGTTTCTTGTCTGCAGGCAGTTTATCCGCTAAAGATTCAGCTACGAGTGACACATATTGCAATGGATGGAAGGTTCAGCAGCTTCCAACGGCTGACAA TTGTAAAATTATAAGAACGAACATTTCAAGGAGAAATGCTGCTGAGGATGTGTTGAGCTCATCCACTTTTTTACATGGGAGACACAGAGTAGCTGTAAGCCCTCATGATGCCTGTGTTTTGCAAACTCGACACTACAGTTCCCAGTGCAATGATAATTACCCCAAATATAAGAACACG CTGCTGGAAAGGATACCAAAATATGTGAAGATAGTAGAAGTTGGTCCCAGAGATGGCCTGCAAAATGAAAAATACATAGTACCTACTGATGTGAAAATTGAGTTGATAAAGATGCTTGCATTTTCCGGTCTGCCTGTTATTGAGGCCACTAGTTTCGTGTCACCAAAATGGGTTCCTCAA CTAGCGGATGCAAAGTTTGTAATGCAAGCTGTCCAAAATGTACAAGGTAGCAGGTTTCCTGTATTAACCCCTAATCTTAAG GGTCTAGAAGCAGCTGTAGCAGCAGGTGCCAAGGAAGTAGCTGTGTTTGCTTCGGCTTCAGAGTCCTTttcaaaatcaaatattaattgcactattgaagagagtctGATCCGATACCGTGATGTTGCTAGTGCTGCAGAAAAGTTCTCTCTACCTGTCCGTGG ATATATATCATGTGTTGTCGGGTGCCCAGTTGAAGGAGCAGTTTCAACATCTCAAGTAGCATATGTTGCTAAAGAGCTTTCTGACATGGGCTGTTACGAGATTTCTCTTGGTGACACTATAGGAGTTGGGACTCCAG GTACTGTTATTCCAATGCTTGAAGCTGTTATAGATGTTGTCCCTATTGAGAAGCTTGCCGTCCATTTCCATGACACATACGGACAAGCTCTCTCAAATATTTTCCTTTCTCTCCAA ATGGGTATCAGTGCAGTGGACTCGTCTATTGCTGGACTAGGTGGCTGTCCGTATGCCAAGGGTGCATCTGGTAATGTAGCCACCGAAGATGTTGTTTATATGCTGAATGGACTTGGAATTGAGACTAAAGTCGACTTGCAAAAGCTCTTGTTGGCTGGAGATTTCATTTGCAAGCACCTCGGCCGTGCATCTGGTTCAAAGGCTGCAACTGCTTTCAGTAAAACGTTTGCTCATGCATCTAAGCT GTTAATGTTCTAA
- the LOC110801250 gene encoding uncharacterized protein isoform X1 codes for MYLQKVLRRPLLKRTFASSNSSLAMSMEDQLRIQKEANIGVLSGGFLSAGSLSAKDSATSDTYCNGWKVQQLPTADNCKIIRTNISRRNAAEDVLSSSTFLHGRHRVAVSPHDACVLQTRHYSSQCNDNYPKYKNTLLERIPKYVKIVEVGPRDGLQNEKYIVPTDVKIELIKMLAFSGLPVIEATSFVSPKWVPQLADAKFVMQAVQNVQGSRFPVLTPNLKGLEAAVAAGAKEVAVFASASESFSKSNINCTIEESLIRYRDVASAAEKFSLPVRGYISCVVGCPVEGAVSTSQVAYVAKELSDMGCYEISLGDTIGVGTPGTVIPMLEAVIDVVPIEKLAVHFHDTYGQALSNIFLSLQMGISAVDSSIAGLGGCPYAKGASGNVATEDVVYMLNGLGIETKVDLQKLLLAGDFICKHLGRASGSKAATAFSKTFAHASKLAEIDSKEKQTTNRNEKFRTETKEERDVVKPHPLHPLLKYD; via the exons ATGTATTTACAAAAGGTTCTGAGAAGACCTTTGTTGAAGAGGACTTTTGCGTCTTCTAATTCTTCATTAGCGATGAGCATGGAGGATCAACTGCGGATTCAGAAGGAGGCAAACATAGGTGTTTTATCAGGTGGTTTCTTGTCTGCAGGCAGTTTATCCGCTAAAGATTCAGCTACGAGTGACACATATTGCAATGGATGGAAGGTTCAGCAGCTTCCAACGGCTGACAA TTGTAAAATTATAAGAACGAACATTTCAAGGAGAAATGCTGCTGAGGATGTGTTGAGCTCATCCACTTTTTTACATGGGAGACACAGAGTAGCTGTAAGCCCTCATGATGCCTGTGTTTTGCAAACTCGACACTACAGTTCCCAGTGCAATGATAATTACCCCAAATATAAGAACACG CTGCTGGAAAGGATACCAAAATATGTGAAGATAGTAGAAGTTGGTCCCAGAGATGGCCTGCAAAATGAAAAATACATAGTACCTACTGATGTGAAAATTGAGTTGATAAAGATGCTTGCATTTTCCGGTCTGCCTGTTATTGAGGCCACTAGTTTCGTGTCACCAAAATGGGTTCCTCAA CTAGCGGATGCAAAGTTTGTAATGCAAGCTGTCCAAAATGTACAAGGTAGCAGGTTTCCTGTATTAACCCCTAATCTTAAG GGTCTAGAAGCAGCTGTAGCAGCAGGTGCCAAGGAAGTAGCTGTGTTTGCTTCGGCTTCAGAGTCCTTttcaaaatcaaatattaattgcactattgaagagagtctGATCCGATACCGTGATGTTGCTAGTGCTGCAGAAAAGTTCTCTCTACCTGTCCGTGG ATATATATCATGTGTTGTCGGGTGCCCAGTTGAAGGAGCAGTTTCAACATCTCAAGTAGCATATGTTGCTAAAGAGCTTTCTGACATGGGCTGTTACGAGATTTCTCTTGGTGACACTATAGGAGTTGGGACTCCAG GTACTGTTATTCCAATGCTTGAAGCTGTTATAGATGTTGTCCCTATTGAGAAGCTTGCCGTCCATTTCCATGACACATACGGACAAGCTCTCTCAAATATTTTCCTTTCTCTCCAA ATGGGTATCAGTGCAGTGGACTCGTCTATTGCTGGACTAGGTGGCTGTCCGTATGCCAAGGGTGCATCTGGTAATGTAGCCACCGAAGATGTTGTTTATATGCTGAATGGACTTGGAATTGAGACTAAAGTCGACTTGCAAAAGCTCTTGTTGGCTGGAGATTTCATTTGCAAGCACCTCGGCCGTGCATCTGGTTCAAAGGCTGCAACTGCTTTCAGTAAAACGTTTGCTCATGCATCTAAGCT TGCAGAGATAGACTCTAAAGAAAAGCAAACAACAAACAGAAACGAAAAATTCAGAACTGAAACTAAGGAGGAGCGAGACGTGGTAAAGCCACACCCCTTACATCCTCTTCTAAAATACGATTAA
- the LOC110801250 gene encoding uncharacterized protein isoform X4 has protein sequence MYLQKVLRRPLLKRTFASSNSSLAMSMEDQLRIQKEANIGVLSGGFLSAGSLSAKDSATSDTYCNGWKVQQLPTADNCKIIRTNISRRNAAEDVLSSSTFLHGRHRVAVSPHDACVLQTRHYSSQCNDNYPKYKNTLLERIPKYVKIVEVGPRDGLQNEKYIVPTDVKIELIKMLAFSGLPVIEATSFVSPKWVPQLADAKFVMQAVQNVQGSRFPVLTPNLKGLEAAVAAGAKEVAVFASASESFSKSNINCTIEESLIRYRDVASAAEKFSLPVRGYISCVVGCPVEGAVSTSQVAYVAKELSDMGCYEISLGDTIGVGTPGTVIPMLEAVIDVVPIEKLAVHFHDTYGQALSNIFLSLQMGISAVDSSIAGLGGCPYAKGASGNVATEDVVYMLNGLGIETKVDLQKLLLAGDFICKHLGRASGSKAATAFSKTFAHASKL, from the exons ATGTATTTACAAAAGGTTCTGAGAAGACCTTTGTTGAAGAGGACTTTTGCGTCTTCTAATTCTTCATTAGCGATGAGCATGGAGGATCAACTGCGGATTCAGAAGGAGGCAAACATAGGTGTTTTATCAGGTGGTTTCTTGTCTGCAGGCAGTTTATCCGCTAAAGATTCAGCTACGAGTGACACATATTGCAATGGATGGAAGGTTCAGCAGCTTCCAACGGCTGACAA TTGTAAAATTATAAGAACGAACATTTCAAGGAGAAATGCTGCTGAGGATGTGTTGAGCTCATCCACTTTTTTACATGGGAGACACAGAGTAGCTGTAAGCCCTCATGATGCCTGTGTTTTGCAAACTCGACACTACAGTTCCCAGTGCAATGATAATTACCCCAAATATAAGAACACG CTGCTGGAAAGGATACCAAAATATGTGAAGATAGTAGAAGTTGGTCCCAGAGATGGCCTGCAAAATGAAAAATACATAGTACCTACTGATGTGAAAATTGAGTTGATAAAGATGCTTGCATTTTCCGGTCTGCCTGTTATTGAGGCCACTAGTTTCGTGTCACCAAAATGGGTTCCTCAA CTAGCGGATGCAAAGTTTGTAATGCAAGCTGTCCAAAATGTACAAGGTAGCAGGTTTCCTGTATTAACCCCTAATCTTAAG GGTCTAGAAGCAGCTGTAGCAGCAGGTGCCAAGGAAGTAGCTGTGTTTGCTTCGGCTTCAGAGTCCTTttcaaaatcaaatattaattgcactattgaagagagtctGATCCGATACCGTGATGTTGCTAGTGCTGCAGAAAAGTTCTCTCTACCTGTCCGTGG ATATATATCATGTGTTGTCGGGTGCCCAGTTGAAGGAGCAGTTTCAACATCTCAAGTAGCATATGTTGCTAAAGAGCTTTCTGACATGGGCTGTTACGAGATTTCTCTTGGTGACACTATAGGAGTTGGGACTCCAG GTACTGTTATTCCAATGCTTGAAGCTGTTATAGATGTTGTCCCTATTGAGAAGCTTGCCGTCCATTTCCATGACACATACGGACAAGCTCTCTCAAATATTTTCCTTTCTCTCCAA ATGGGTATCAGTGCAGTGGACTCGTCTATTGCTGGACTAGGTGGCTGTCCGTATGCCAAGGGTGCATCTGGTAATGTAGCCACCGAAGATGTTGTTTATATGCTGAATGGACTTGGAATTGAGACTAAAGTCGACTTGCAAAAGCTCTTGTTGGCTGGAGATTTCATTTGCAAGCACCTCGGCCGTGCATCTGGTTCAAAGGCTGCAACTGCTTTCAGTAAAACGTTTGCTCATGCATCTAAGCTGTAA